A window from Fodinibius salicampi encodes these proteins:
- a CDS encoding histidine kinase dimerization/phosphoacceptor domain -containing protein, translating to MEEINMLSSEVAPYLFDKNPSPMVIFDRDSLQIVKVNEAACERYGYSREEFRNLDLTQIRPKEDIPILMESLNQVDGQNERSVFRHLTKDGETFYAKIKPQKIDIEGRSLQLAVIDDITSEIEAKIQAQQAGQLARLGWWRYEVAENRFIWSDKLYDIMDVDKETFEANFETFYELIYPEDRPKMVKIIKQIRETNEARDFVIRGVMQNEEISYLKCRAQGEFNSEGKLVRLNGVTLDITQLKQQEQKIQQSLKEKEVLLEEIHHRVKNNLTVISGLLELQRYEPVESLDALIDETQSRIKSIAKIHEKLYQSATLSDVNIKEYIEDFSNIISDTFNSEQRAIVITKDLQPLTVDITNAVPLGLVINELLTNAFKHGFSDIHEGEIRITMEKANEEAMLSVADNGHPLPDDFSLESSSSLGMTLIKTLISQLEGDITISQGEWTTFEVTFPYST from the coding sequence ATGGAAGAGATTAACATGCTCAGTTCAGAGGTGGCGCCATATTTATTTGACAAAAATCCCAGTCCAATGGTCATCTTCGACCGGGATTCATTACAAATTGTAAAGGTTAATGAAGCCGCTTGTGAAAGATACGGCTATTCCCGGGAAGAGTTTCGGAATTTGGATCTTACACAAATCAGGCCGAAAGAAGATATTCCCATTCTCATGGAAAGTCTCAACCAGGTAGATGGTCAAAATGAACGATCTGTTTTTCGCCATTTAACCAAGGATGGAGAAACGTTCTATGCAAAAATAAAACCACAAAAAATAGACATTGAGGGACGCTCATTGCAGCTGGCCGTTATTGATGATATTACATCGGAGATCGAAGCCAAAATTCAGGCCCAGCAAGCGGGGCAGTTAGCTCGGCTGGGATGGTGGCGGTATGAGGTTGCCGAAAACCGATTTATATGGTCCGATAAGCTATATGACATCATGGATGTGGATAAGGAAACCTTTGAAGCCAATTTTGAAACATTCTATGAACTGATTTATCCGGAAGATCGTCCTAAGATGGTTAAGATCATAAAGCAAATTCGAGAAACAAATGAGGCTAGGGATTTTGTCATACGGGGTGTGATGCAGAATGAAGAGATTTCTTATCTGAAATGCCGGGCACAGGGAGAGTTTAACAGCGAAGGAAAATTGGTGCGTCTTAATGGTGTTACGTTAGATATTACCCAGCTTAAACAACAAGAACAGAAGATCCAGCAGTCTCTCAAGGAAAAGGAAGTTCTTCTCGAGGAAATCCATCACCGCGTCAAGAATAATCTTACCGTTATATCAGGTCTGCTGGAATTACAACGATATGAACCGGTGGAATCATTAGATGCATTGATTGATGAAACGCAATCGAGGATTAAATCCATTGCCAAAATCCATGAAAAACTCTACCAATCAGCAACCCTCTCTGATGTCAATATTAAGGAATACATCGAAGATTTTTCCAATATCATATCGGATACCTTTAATTCTGAACAGAGAGCGATTGTAATAACCAAAGACTTGCAACCTCTCACTGTTGACATCACCAATGCGGTTCCCCTGGGGCTCGTTATTAACGAATTGCTTACTAATGCGTTTAAGCATGGGTTTTCGGATATACATGAAGGGGAAATAAGAATTACAATGGAAAAGGCCAATGAAGAAGCTATGCTATCTGTTGCGGATAATGGCCATCCGTTACCCGATGATTTTTCCCTTGAGAGCAGCAGTTCACTGGGCATGACGCTCATTAAGACGCTTATCAGCCAATTGGAAGGTGATATTACTATCTCGCAAGGAGAATGGACCACATTTGAAGTCACGTTCCCTTATTCAACCTGA
- a CDS encoding sensor histidine kinase, with translation MGDNMELPSLFFDKHPNSMFVYDIDTLEMLEVNQSAVQKYGFSRDEFLQLTIEDIRPPEDIPTLRERLNQIQRTSDVSNGGTFRHQTKNGELLYVQVTGQDLSVGGRDARIAHIHDLTETLRLKNEIEETYRAQQELIHNNPLAMVKLDEDFRIIEWSRRAKQKSGYTEDEVLGKSLFDIPLFEEGEAASVKSRMQDIAAREKDRDRFEAPIQLNDGRRMHVLLHVSALRKPDGTLKSVLTFIENITAQKEAQKQLERSEQLFKSLFFNSPVSIVMIDANGKIQKVNKSYEELFGYQEKEVVGKDLLEQQLPEERHDEIEKLYAGIFKEGTSKYYEDQRLTKQGTTKDLLVGALPVMTNGEPIAAFGIYTDITKLRETEENLQQSLEEKEILLSEIHHRVKNNLAIISSLLQLEAMNYEEDSTVWDALIQSKSRIHSMAHIHEQLYDSRDFANISMEEYISDLVEYVCESMQRKNRRVDLSVVCDEISLNVNQAVPCGLMINELVTHAIKQAPGTQPLHIEVNFTRESERVTLVVEDDGAGSLRDLKTWSEESLEYQIVEQLVRQLEGDIDVAYTEEGKTRYEIKFPKTDRSGSTGNHFV, from the coding sequence ATGGGAGATAACATGGAACTGCCCTCGCTTTTCTTTGACAAACATCCCAATTCGATGTTTGTGTACGATATTGATACCCTTGAGATGTTAGAGGTTAATCAAAGCGCCGTCCAAAAATACGGATTCAGCCGGGATGAATTTTTGCAGCTGACGATCGAGGATATCCGCCCCCCGGAAGATATCCCTACCTTGCGCGAGCGACTTAACCAAATACAACGAACATCAGATGTTTCGAATGGGGGGACTTTTCGCCATCAGACTAAAAACGGAGAACTCTTATACGTTCAAGTTACCGGGCAGGATCTTTCTGTCGGGGGTCGGGATGCCCGTATTGCCCATATTCATGACTTGACGGAAACCCTCCGGTTGAAAAATGAAATTGAAGAAACCTACCGCGCCCAGCAGGAGCTTATCCATAATAACCCGCTGGCGATGGTCAAGTTAGACGAGGATTTTCGGATTATCGAATGGTCACGACGGGCGAAACAAAAGAGTGGCTATACTGAAGATGAAGTACTGGGAAAATCCTTATTTGACATACCCCTTTTTGAAGAGGGAGAAGCAGCTTCTGTAAAATCGCGCATGCAGGATATTGCTGCCAGAGAGAAAGACCGGGACCGGTTTGAGGCCCCCATACAGCTAAACGATGGGCGCAGGATGCATGTACTGTTGCATGTATCAGCGTTGCGTAAACCAGATGGGACCCTGAAATCAGTGTTGACGTTTATTGAGAATATTACGGCCCAAAAGGAAGCTCAAAAGCAGTTAGAGCGGAGCGAGCAATTATTTAAAAGCCTATTTTTTAATTCCCCCGTTTCCATTGTCATGATTGATGCCAACGGAAAAATACAGAAGGTTAATAAATCCTACGAAGAGTTATTCGGCTATCAAGAGAAAGAAGTGGTTGGGAAAGATCTGCTGGAGCAACAGCTACCCGAAGAACGGCATGACGAAATTGAAAAGCTTTATGCGGGTATTTTTAAAGAAGGTACGTCAAAATACTATGAAGATCAGCGGCTAACTAAACAGGGAACCACGAAAGATCTGCTTGTTGGTGCCTTACCTGTCATGACGAATGGAGAACCCATTGCAGCATTTGGCATTTACACCGATATCACGAAGCTGAGAGAGACCGAAGAAAACCTTCAGCAATCGCTCGAGGAAAAAGAAATACTCCTCTCAGAGATCCATCACCGGGTGAAAAATAACCTTGCGATCATTTCCAGCCTCTTGCAGCTTGAGGCTATGAATTACGAGGAGGATTCGACTGTTTGGGATGCGTTGATCCAAAGTAAGTCTCGCATCCATTCCATGGCTCATATCCACGAGCAGTTATACGACTCCCGGGATTTTGCAAATATAAGCATGGAAGAGTATATATCCGACCTCGTGGAGTATGTTTGCGAGAGCATGCAAAGGAAAAATCGCCGGGTGGATCTAAGTGTAGTGTGTGATGAGATATCTCTGAATGTTAATCAAGCGGTGCCATGCGGGCTGATGATAAATGAGTTGGTAACCCATGCTATTAAGCAGGCCCCTGGTACTCAACCACTACATATCGAGGTCAATTTTACGCGCGAAAGTGAACGGGTAACACTTGTTGTTGAGGATGATGGCGCAGGATCTCTTAGGGATTTAAAAACCTGGTCTGAAGAGTCTCTGGAATATCAAATTGTTGAACAATTGGTCCGACAATTAGAGGGAGATATTGATGTTGCATATACTGAAGAGGGAAAAACCCGTTATGAAATTAAGTTCCCAAAAACTGATAGGTCCGGATCGACAGGTAATCATTTTGTATAA
- a CDS encoding sensor histidine kinase, whose translation MTDFKQSLRDKKGHIIILSVFFVVALFLVVATHYGTKTLSAVRAYVASEGQWTKAQKEAASLLVQYSVEQDPELYTQFQEALDLHKGYKRARQTLTSENPDHDLAYKGFQKSDLHPEDIELLIWLTQFHDDISYMEEAVDIWRQGDQQIAELDKLGREIHQAVQAGQMNPELRSQSIRYINSLDQRLTDLETSFSATMGEAARWVQDIIFWATVGLGAVVIVIGYIITRRFFRGINDLNRQLVKSESKFKKVLQNSRDIIYQMDFNSQNYEYLSPAVESMLGYTPEELVEKGPGFILDRIHPEDLKRIEQEVNEMKGKGVEDHFAKETKYRIKTKEGNYIWVNNRRRLLRDEDGKPVAFVGSIRDISEQEKQEAKIRQSLKEKQTLLAEIHHRVKNNLAIISGLMHLQQTDADEQIRPILEDMQSRIQSIAMIHEKLYQTDSFSEVDMKEYVEDFTQMVESTYGSEQQEITMKENLESFTLDITKAVPLGLILNELLNNAYKHGFSDSESVGELRITMEKQNGTAMMQVTDNGIGLPDDFSFEKQQSLGITLVKTLTDQLNGKVEVVPGENTTFQVTFPISS comes from the coding sequence ATGACGGATTTTAAACAATCTCTTCGTGACAAGAAGGGGCATATTATTATATTATCGGTTTTTTTCGTGGTAGCTTTGTTCTTGGTGGTGGCCACTCATTATGGGACAAAAACACTTTCTGCTGTTCGTGCCTATGTAGCGAGTGAGGGTCAATGGACCAAAGCCCAGAAAGAAGCTGCGAGTCTGCTGGTGCAATATAGCGTTGAACAGGATCCAGAGTTATATACCCAATTCCAGGAAGCATTGGATTTACACAAGGGGTATAAGCGAGCACGGCAGACACTGACCTCCGAAAATCCGGATCATGATCTGGCTTATAAGGGATTTCAAAAATCTGATCTACACCCGGAGGATATTGAGCTGCTTATATGGTTGACCCAGTTTCACGATGATATATCATATATGGAAGAGGCCGTAGATATATGGAGGCAGGGTGATCAGCAGATTGCTGAACTGGACAAACTTGGCCGCGAGATACATCAAGCTGTACAGGCGGGACAGATGAATCCAGAGCTCAGGAGCCAGTCTATCAGGTATATTAACTCTTTAGATCAGAGGCTAACAGACCTTGAAACCTCGTTTTCCGCAACTATGGGGGAGGCGGCCCGCTGGGTACAGGACATTATTTTTTGGGCTACCGTAGGATTAGGAGCCGTTGTTATTGTTATAGGCTATATCATTACACGGAGGTTCTTTCGGGGAATAAACGATTTGAACAGGCAGCTGGTTAAGAGTGAATCCAAATTTAAGAAAGTACTTCAGAATTCTCGTGATATTATTTATCAGATGGATTTCAATTCCCAGAACTATGAATATCTAAGTCCCGCAGTGGAATCGATGCTGGGCTATACCCCCGAAGAACTGGTGGAAAAAGGACCCGGATTTATATTGGATCGCATACATCCAGAGGATTTAAAGCGGATCGAACAAGAAGTCAATGAGATGAAAGGAAAAGGGGTTGAAGATCACTTTGCAAAGGAAACCAAGTATCGCATAAAAACAAAAGAGGGAAATTATATTTGGGTTAATAATCGCCGTAGATTGCTCAGGGATGAAGACGGCAAACCCGTAGCCTTTGTAGGCAGCATACGTGATATATCGGAACAAGAGAAACAAGAAGCAAAGATACGGCAATCGCTGAAGGAAAAACAAACCCTTCTGGCTGAAATTCACCACCGCGTTAAAAATAATCTGGCAATTATTTCAGGTTTAATGCACCTGCAACAAACAGACGCTGATGAGCAAATACGCCCTATTTTGGAAGATATGCAGTCGCGAATCCAATCCATTGCCATGATTCATGAAAAATTGTACCAGACGGACAGTTTTTCTGAGGTAGACATGAAAGAATATGTTGAAGACTTTACCCAAATGGTTGAGAGTACCTATGGGTCGGAGCAACAGGAGATCACCATGAAGGAGAACCTGGAGAGCTTTACGCTTGATATTACCAAGGCTGTTCCCCTTGGATTAATACTGAACGAGCTGCTTAATAATGCGTATAAGCATGGATTCTCGGATTCCGAAAGTGTGGGGGAGTTACGTATTACAATGGAAAAACAAAATGGAACGGCTATGATGCAGGTAACGGACAACGGGATCGGATTGCCGGATGATTTTAGTTTTGAAAAACAGCAATCACTGGGGATAACCTTGGTCAAAACACTGACTGATCAGCTGAATGGAAAGGTGGAAGTGGTTCCCGGAGAAAATACTACATTTCAGGTAACCTTCCCGATTTCCTCCTAA
- a CDS encoding MarC family protein: MDLAVYLNALTGFFVITDPIGAALVFHSLIPEKEASHRRKMAFKTVIISMFLLIVFGNYGEPLLDQLGIDINSLRIAGGLLLFYTAFNMITEKVEYTPAPEKKDISVFPMSISLLAGPGGLILSILMFSKSSESSANIGVIAAIVTILLLTLILMLVSKYLKKIIGKTGDEILRRFLGVILAALAIQFVYDGIINIAA, translated from the coding sequence ATGGATCTGGCAGTTTATCTAAATGCATTAACCGGCTTTTTTGTCATTACGGATCCAATCGGGGCGGCGCTGGTATTTCACTCCCTGATCCCGGAGAAAGAGGCCAGTCATCGCCGAAAAATGGCCTTCAAGACGGTGATTATTTCCATGTTTCTTTTAATTGTGTTTGGTAATTATGGTGAACCCTTACTGGACCAGCTTGGCATCGATATCAATTCCCTGCGCATTGCGGGCGGACTGCTACTGTTCTATACCGCTTTTAATATGATTACTGAAAAAGTGGAATACACTCCCGCTCCCGAGAAGAAAGATATCTCCGTATTTCCAATGTCCATTTCCCTGCTGGCCGGACCGGGCGGCTTGATCTTGTCTATCCTCATGTTCTCCAAATCAAGTGAAAGCAGTGCCAACATTGGAGTTATAGCAGCCATCGTGACCATCTTGCTGCTCACCCTAATCCTTATGCTGGTTTCTAAATACCTGAAGAAAATAATCGGCAAAACGGGCGATGAAATTTTGAGGCGCTTTTTAGGCGTCATACTCGCCGCACTTGCTATACAATTTGTGTATGATGGGATTATTAATATTGCTGCATAG
- a CDS encoding DUF5655 domain-containing protein translates to MWKCPKCNREFTRRNQRHACGTGDREHVLRNRPDSVVEIYNAIEDFVMSLGTVEVVARERYVLFRSTRIFTDLSIMKDAVRVAIHIGRKVDDPIFIKTVSDDKKVTHVAKLRDLIEVEVIKPLLEEAYHFSLAL, encoded by the coding sequence ATGTGGAAATGCCCAAAATGCAATCGGGAATTTACTCGTCGAAACCAGAGACACGCCTGTGGTACTGGAGATCGTGAACATGTGCTCCGAAACAGACCTGACTCCGTTGTCGAAATCTACAATGCCATTGAGGACTTCGTCATGAGCCTTGGCACGGTTGAAGTTGTAGCAAGAGAAAGATACGTACTTTTTCGAAGCACTCGTATTTTTACAGACTTATCCATCATGAAAGATGCCGTACGGGTAGCCATTCATATAGGACGAAAAGTTGATGATCCTATATTTATAAAAACAGTAAGTGATGATAAAAAAGTAACTCATGTAGCAAAGTTAAGGGATTTAATTGAAGTAGAAGTTATTAAACCACTATTAGAAGAGGCGTATCATTTCTCCCTAGCGTTATGA
- a CDS encoding zinc ribbon domain-containing protein encodes MKKKECPGCAMEVDADSDICPICGYEFPSQPLSIQIMAWVMAILLLLWLVF; translated from the coding sequence ATGAAGAAAAAAGAATGCCCCGGATGCGCAATGGAGGTAGATGCCGACTCAGATATCTGTCCAATCTGTGGATATGAATTCCCCAGCCAACCCTTGAGCATCCAAATTATGGCCTGGGTAATGGCTATTCTCCTTCTGTTATGGCTGGTTTTCTAA
- a CDS encoding DUF1328 domain-containing protein: MLRWSITFLVIAIIAAVLGFGGIAGATAGIAEILFYVFIVLFVISLIFGRGRGV, encoded by the coding sequence ATGCTACGATGGAGTATTACATTTTTGGTCATTGCTATTATTGCTGCAGTATTGGGATTTGGCGGAATAGCAGGTGCTACGGCCGGAATCGCTGAGATACTGTTTTATGTTTTTATCGTTCTTTTTGTTATTTCCCTGATCTTCGGTAGGGGCCGGGGCGTATAG
- a CDS encoding co-chaperone GroES: MIQEYLNSVEKFIVVGDRVLIKPRDMETRTKSGLVLPATVKEKEDIHSGYVVKTGPGYPIPSNEIDESWKDTDETKYIGMQAQEGDLAIFLKDQTHEIEFENEKYLICPHGAILLLIRDDMTV, encoded by the coding sequence ATGATTCAAGAATATCTTAATTCTGTTGAAAAATTTATTGTTGTTGGCGACCGGGTACTCATCAAACCACGCGATATGGAAACGCGGACGAAAAGTGGGTTAGTGTTACCGGCAACCGTTAAAGAAAAGGAAGACATACACAGCGGTTATGTGGTAAAGACCGGACCCGGTTATCCCATTCCATCCAATGAGATTGATGAATCATGGAAAGATACCGACGAGACAAAATATATTGGAATGCAGGCGCAGGAAGGCGACCTTGCGATCTTTCTGAAAGATCAGACTCATGAGATTGAATTCGAAAATGAGAAATATCTTATTTGTCCCCATGGAGCAATATTGCTGCTTATCCGGGATGATATGACTGTGTAG
- a CDS encoding ABC transporter ATP-binding protein: protein MTLQVKRLKKTFGPHTVFSDLSFEYSGNTLGIAGSNGSGKSTLLKCLAGLLSPTEGEVNWLENNERISAQIFNQSMGYAAPYINLYDELTVIENLQFLSNIRRHTDSAENIKKWISKTGLSNVEGQPYGTLSTGQQQRLRIAAALFHQPDILLLDEPGSNLDETGRSLVSEIANLYQDPRHLLIIASNDPRELEVCQQIFTVERQQFI from the coding sequence ATGACACTACAGGTTAAACGTTTAAAAAAGACTTTTGGTCCCCACACTGTATTTTCGGATTTATCTTTCGAGTATTCCGGAAATACGCTGGGCATTGCCGGCTCTAACGGTTCCGGAAAATCTACCCTTTTAAAATGTCTGGCAGGATTATTATCTCCTACCGAAGGAGAGGTCAACTGGCTGGAAAACAATGAGAGAATTTCTGCCCAAATCTTCAACCAATCTATGGGCTACGCCGCACCCTATATCAACCTCTATGATGAGCTAACTGTTATTGAAAACCTTCAATTTCTATCTAATATCCGCCGGCATACCGACAGTGCAGAAAATATAAAAAAATGGATTAGTAAGACTGGACTTTCCAATGTAGAAGGCCAACCTTATGGCACGCTTTCTACAGGACAGCAGCAGCGACTACGAATAGCCGCTGCTCTTTTTCATCAGCCGGACATTCTTTTGCTGGATGAGCCCGGCTCCAATCTTGATGAAACCGGACGCAGCCTTGTCAGTGAGATTGCAAACCTATATCAAGATCCTCGACACCTGCTAATTATAGCATCTAACGATCCGCGGGAACTTGAGGTTTGCCAGCAGATTTTTACTGTTGAGCGACAACAGTTTATATAG
- a CDS encoding acyl-CoA carboxylase subunit beta produces MSSDKKVERLKQKREEARKGGGEKRIEKQHDKGKLTARERIDLLLDEGTFEEIDPFVTHRSHKFGLEEKKIPGDGVVTGFGKVHGRPIYVFSQDFTVIGGSLSETHAEKICKVMDLAMKNGVPVMGLNDSGGARIQEGVSSLGGYAEVFWRNSMASGVIPQLSAVMGPCAGGAVYSPALTDFVFMVKNTSYMFVTGPNVVKTVTHEEVTSEELGGASAHSTKSGVAHFAEENDALCLQDMRKILTYIPQNCEEKPPRKESKKPDSSKAEELDDLVPDQPNKPYDIKDVIKGIVDKDSFMEVHEHYADNIVVGFARIDGRSVGIVANQPLSLAGVLDIDASIKGARFVRFCDAFNIPLVTFEDVPGFLPGTDQEWGGIIKHGAKLLYAFCEATVPKMTVITRKAYGGAYDVMNSKHIRADYNVAWPTAEIAVMGPKGAVEIIFRKEIAEADDPEAKEQELIDYYKEEFAHPYKAAERGFIDNVILPSETREKLIHALEISENKVDSIPQKKHDNLPL; encoded by the coding sequence ATGTCTTCAGATAAAAAGGTAGAACGACTTAAACAAAAGCGTGAAGAAGCACGGAAAGGAGGAGGAGAGAAGCGTATAGAAAAGCAACACGACAAAGGTAAACTTACGGCCCGTGAACGCATCGATCTGCTGCTCGATGAGGGCACTTTTGAGGAGATCGATCCTTTTGTAACGCACCGGAGCCATAAGTTCGGACTGGAGGAGAAAAAGATTCCCGGCGACGGAGTGGTTACTGGTTTTGGAAAGGTACACGGACGACCTATTTATGTTTTTAGCCAGGATTTTACAGTTATTGGCGGATCGCTTTCGGAAACGCACGCAGAAAAGATATGTAAAGTGATGGACCTGGCAATGAAAAACGGGGTACCGGTCATGGGATTGAATGACTCGGGCGGCGCGCGAATTCAGGAAGGAGTTTCTTCCCTTGGAGGCTATGCAGAGGTGTTCTGGCGCAATAGCATGGCTTCGGGAGTAATACCACAGCTATCCGCGGTTATGGGTCCTTGTGCTGGTGGAGCGGTATATAGTCCGGCTCTCACCGATTTTGTTTTTATGGTGAAAAATACCAGCTACATGTTTGTAACGGGACCAAATGTGGTGAAGACCGTAACCCACGAGGAAGTTACATCCGAAGAGCTGGGCGGGGCGAGTGCACACAGCACGAAGTCGGGAGTAGCGCATTTTGCTGAAGAAAATGATGCGCTTTGCCTGCAGGATATGCGTAAAATATTGACTTATATCCCGCAGAATTGCGAGGAAAAACCACCCCGAAAAGAGTCCAAAAAACCTGACTCTTCTAAAGCAGAAGAACTGGATGATCTTGTTCCTGACCAACCCAACAAGCCTTATGATATCAAGGATGTTATAAAGGGTATTGTGGATAAGGACTCCTTTATGGAAGTGCATGAGCATTATGCGGATAATATAGTGGTCGGTTTTGCACGTATAGACGGGCGCAGTGTGGGTATTGTAGCCAATCAACCGTTATCTCTGGCTGGTGTGCTGGATATCGATGCCTCTATCAAGGGGGCCCGGTTTGTACGTTTCTGCGATGCTTTTAATATCCCGCTGGTTACTTTTGAGGATGTCCCAGGATTTTTACCTGGCACTGACCAGGAATGGGGTGGAATAATTAAACACGGGGCTAAATTGCTGTACGCTTTTTGCGAGGCAACAGTCCCAAAGATGACCGTCATTACCCGCAAAGCCTATGGCGGTGCCTACGACGTAATGAACTCTAAGCATATCCGTGCCGATTACAATGTGGCCTGGCCCACGGCTGAAATCGCGGTTATGGGCCCCAAGGGAGCGGTTGAAATTATTTTCCGCAAAGAGATCGCCGAAGCTGATGATCCCGAGGCTAAAGAGCAGGAGCTTATTGATTATTACAAAGAAGAATTCGCCCATCCTTATAAGGCGGCAGAGCGTGGCTTCATTGATAATGTGATTCTGCCGAGTGAAACCCGGGAGAAACTAATTCATGCGCTTGAAATTAGCGAAAATAAAGTGGACAGTATTCCGCAGAAGAAACACGATAACCTTCCCTTGTAG
- the cobA gene encoding uroporphyrinogen-III C-methyltransferase, translating into MERSKLILLGAGPGDPDLISVKGVKALKQADVVLYDTLSHPALLDYAPSTAEKIYVGKKAGSCQNSQEKINNLIVQKANEGNCIVRLKGGDPFIFGRGHEELTYARDHDIPVEVIPGISSCTSIGELQTIPLTKRGINESFWVTTGVTRNGGVSEDIELAAKTTATVAILMGMRNLPKITAIFEKHGKAETPAAVIQQGSLPEEKIALGTVETIVHEVDKHGLTNPALILIGDVVKLHPEFKNPNNVEHLMDTFLAKSAL; encoded by the coding sequence ATGGAAAGGTCAAAATTAATTTTGTTAGGAGCAGGACCGGGTGACCCGGACCTCATCAGCGTTAAAGGTGTTAAAGCACTTAAACAAGCAGATGTAGTACTTTATGATACTCTTTCACATCCGGCATTGCTGGATTATGCCCCATCAACCGCTGAGAAAATTTATGTAGGTAAAAAGGCAGGCTCTTGTCAAAATAGTCAGGAGAAGATCAATAACCTCATTGTTCAAAAAGCCAATGAAGGTAATTGTATTGTTCGACTAAAAGGAGGAGATCCGTTTATTTTTGGAAGAGGACATGAAGAGCTGACTTACGCTCGTGACCATGATATTCCCGTTGAGGTTATACCCGGTATATCAAGCTGTACATCTATCGGGGAGCTTCAAACAATTCCGCTCACTAAACGAGGAATCAATGAAAGCTTTTGGGTCACTACCGGTGTGACCAGAAATGGCGGAGTCTCAGAGGATATTGAACTCGCTGCAAAAACGACGGCTACTGTTGCGATTCTGATGGGAATGAGAAACCTACCGAAAATCACCGCTATTTTTGAGAAACACGGCAAGGCCGAAACACCTGCTGCCGTTATTCAACAGGGATCCTTACCGGAAGAAAAAATAGCCCTCGGCACGGTTGAAACGATCGTCCATGAAGTAGATAAACACGGACTAACCAATCCGGCACTTATTTTAATTGGGGACGTCGTTAAGCTGCACCCAGAATTTAAAAACCCAAACAATGTTGAACACCTTATGGATACGTTTTTGGCAAAGAGCGCTCTCTAA